One genomic region from Candidatus Tisiphia endosymbiont of Dioctria linearis encodes:
- a CDS encoding DUF1376 domain-containing protein, producing the protein MTEFYRKLFYPSAIIKDAELLKHDEYGVYIRLLEHMWISGGKLPHDDTKIAHYLRITPKKWQNYKKILQNFFIFSDKTFTHTELKKEYQKTILISQKNSLKARKRWGKQNCNIDDKIVENIISIGSKDCKSNDAIAYAKSMLRACV; encoded by the coding sequence ATGACAGAATTTTACCGTAAACTCTTTTATCCATCAGCTATTATTAAGGATGCAGAGTTACTAAAACATGATGAATATGGTGTTTATATTCGTCTATTGGAACATATGTGGATAAGTGGTGGAAAACTACCACATGATGATACAAAAATTGCTCATTATTTACGCATTACACCAAAAAAATGGCAAAATTACAAAAAAATTTTACAAAATTTTTTCATTTTTTCTGACAAAACATTTACTCATACTGAACTCAAAAAAGAATACCAAAAAACTATTTTAATATCACAAAAGAATTCTCTGAAAGCTAGAAAGAGATGGGGTAAACAGAATTGTAATATAGATGACAAAATAGTTGAAAATATTATATCAATAGGAAGTAAAGATTGTAAATCAAATGATGCTATAGCATATGCAAAATCAATGCTACGTGCATGCGTCTAA
- a CDS encoding helix-turn-helix transcriptional regulator, which produces MKITKLHINYLGKSFILTQRALECLILAALGFPKKHIASRLGISYRTAEKHITNAKNKIGIYNHRQLIDFLFSSQIFKHPDYYNQISDIKLPKNI; this is translated from the coding sequence ATGAAAATAACTAAACTTCACATAAATTATCTAGGCAAATCTTTCATTCTTACCCAAAGAGCTCTGGAATGTCTTATACTTGCAGCCCTTGGGTTTCCTAAAAAGCACATAGCAAGTAGATTAGGCATATCATACAGAACTGCAGAAAAACATATAACAAATGCTAAAAATAAAATTGGCATTTATAATCATAGACAATTAATTGATTTTTTATTTTCTAGTCAGATATTTAAACACCCTGACTATTACAATCAAATATCCGATATCAAATTACCGAAGAACATCTAA
- a CDS encoding sodium:solute symporter family protein, which produces MNNVDTAIFAIFLTFNLAVGLFYSRDIKNINEYAIGNRNFSTGTITATIIATCIGGGLFSEAVSESYKQGLYFIIPALGEPLALVIVGYFLAPRMAEFLGNLSIAEAMGTLYGKKVQLLTAIAGIFLCIGIVAVQFKVSATMLQLFFNVSSFYAVVPSAIIVILYSAFGGIKAVTFTDIIQFLTFGTVVPIITLIIWGTLHEPHKVFVTITENPLFDYRQVFSFNDSKFISSFFLLLFFLIPAFQPVFFQRLAMAKNIIQVKKYFITGGLISLTILVIIIWVGILLLANNPNLDPENLLAHIIENHSYPGLRGLTAIGIVAIIMSSADSYINSSAILFTNDILKLLDFEIIRKIRNNLSDLIILRVFAIFVGIFAIFLVFEASNILDLLLIILGFYMPVVSVPFLLAILGFRTSSKAVLIGMFAGFIIAVSFKVLNVQMKAVIPAMAANLLTLMFSHYFFKQPGGWIGVKDPSPIISLRLERKRKFKKIIRSIKQFSLINFCKGNLPKNEITFSLFGFFVIISTYSSLFTIPEYYTTKYANIYHFIYHSVLLIPTWFVVYPILPPRFKNERFIAVIWNLGVLYTLICVGSMLVIISEFHQLQCMIFIINLLVTGILLRWQIALFIAIFGTFASFQFFKCYIGEDYLTSNFGDIQLQINYLLLLFSSALIAFLKPKQKHEELSEIMKNVWETKSIKLTHDLIKLAQHEEEFFNRVEDQEQQQLHTLQLQLKTLCTKLQKTTDKDQISRITEELYEVTKRIEAWAFYLSTITHRVRRKVYIKLTKINIKDLIKEVVDECKKLFYQPLQFIIQDETKYPSITCDPEKLKEVIKSLLIHAINNNVYSNIVSIFLEDDILDFELNISETTKSKKPIKAIKLIIQDQGGTLTEQQLQLLLTPTFKQTNELTFLECFNIIDAHYGNLKVHSNRDQGINYNITIPVNIKEIRPKVMDLPDIRIENLQKIAEIFLQAQKDDRFNIAQKLFQACVDFDIIERITLIKKEEFTNIKN; this is translated from the coding sequence ATGAATAATGTGGACACAGCCATTTTTGCTATCTTTTTAACTTTTAACTTAGCAGTAGGTTTATTTTATAGTCGTGATATAAAAAATATTAATGAATATGCTATAGGTAACCGCAATTTCTCCACTGGCACTATAACTGCTACAATTATTGCCACTTGTATAGGAGGTGGTCTCTTTTCTGAAGCAGTTAGTGAATCCTATAAACAAGGTTTATATTTTATCATTCCGGCATTGGGTGAACCTTTAGCTCTTGTAATTGTTGGTTACTTTTTAGCTCCACGTATGGCAGAGTTTTTGGGTAATCTTTCCATAGCTGAAGCCATGGGGACTCTTTATGGTAAAAAAGTTCAATTGCTTACAGCTATAGCAGGCATCTTTCTTTGTATAGGAATAGTTGCAGTGCAATTTAAAGTTTCAGCTACCATGTTGCAACTTTTCTTTAATGTTTCTAGTTTTTATGCTGTTGTGCCAAGTGCTATTATAGTAATATTATATTCAGCTTTTGGCGGTATCAAGGCTGTTACTTTTACAGATATAATACAATTTCTTACTTTTGGCACTGTTGTTCCTATCATTACTTTGATAATTTGGGGAACTCTGCATGAGCCTCACAAAGTTTTTGTAACAATCACAGAAAATCCTTTATTCGATTATAGGCAAGTATTTAGTTTCAATGATTCTAAATTTATAAGTTCCTTTTTCTTGTTATTATTTTTTTTAATCCCAGCTTTTCAACCGGTTTTTTTTCAAAGATTGGCAATGGCTAAGAATATCATACAAGTTAAAAAGTATTTTATAACAGGAGGTTTAATATCTCTTACGATATTAGTAATAATAATCTGGGTTGGAATATTATTACTGGCAAATAATCCTAATCTTGACCCTGAGAACTTATTAGCCCATATTATAGAGAATCACAGCTATCCAGGATTAAGAGGGCTTACTGCTATAGGCATTGTAGCAATAATCATGTCTAGTGCAGACTCGTACATTAACTCTTCAGCTATATTATTCACTAATGATATTTTAAAATTACTAGATTTTGAGATTATAAGAAAGATACGTAATAATCTTAGTGATCTCATTATATTACGTGTTTTCGCTATTTTTGTTGGTATTTTTGCTATTTTTCTAGTTTTCGAAGCAAGTAACATACTTGATTTGCTGTTAATAATATTAGGTTTTTATATGCCTGTAGTTTCAGTGCCTTTTCTTTTAGCAATTCTAGGCTTTCGTACTAGTAGTAAAGCAGTATTAATAGGAATGTTTGCTGGATTTATTATAGCAGTTAGTTTTAAAGTCTTAAATGTACAAATGAAAGCTGTCATACCAGCTATGGCAGCTAATTTGTTAACTTTGATGTTTAGCCATTACTTTTTTAAACAACCCGGTGGTTGGATTGGCGTAAAAGACCCCAGTCCTATAATCTCTCTCAGACTTGAACGTAAAAGAAAATTCAAGAAAATTATTCGTTCCATCAAACAATTCAGTCTAATAAATTTTTGTAAAGGTAATCTACCAAAAAATGAAATTACTTTTTCTCTATTTGGTTTCTTTGTAATAATTTCCACTTATTCATCATTATTCACTATCCCAGAATATTATACCACAAAATATGCTAATATTTATCACTTCATTTACCACTCAGTATTGCTAATACCTACCTGGTTTGTAGTTTATCCAATATTGCCTCCTAGATTTAAAAACGAGAGGTTTATAGCAGTAATTTGGAATTTAGGTGTGCTATATACGTTGATTTGTGTTGGAAGTATGCTGGTCATTATTAGCGAATTTCATCAACTACAATGTATGATATTTATTATTAATTTACTAGTTACTGGTATTTTGCTCAGATGGCAGATAGCTTTATTCATAGCGATTTTTGGTACATTTGCATCATTTCAATTTTTTAAATGTTATATAGGCGAAGACTATTTAACTAGTAATTTCGGCGATATACAACTCCAAATAAATTACCTTTTGTTGCTATTTAGTAGTGCATTAATAGCATTTCTAAAACCAAAACAAAAACATGAAGAATTATCTGAAATCATGAAAAATGTATGGGAAACAAAATCAATAAAACTAACGCATGATTTGATCAAATTAGCACAACATGAAGAAGAGTTTTTTAATAGAGTAGAAGATCAAGAACAACAGCAACTTCATACCTTGCAACTCCAACTTAAAACATTATGTACAAAACTACAAAAAACAACTGATAAAGACCAAATCTCTCGGATTACTGAAGAATTATATGAGGTAACAAAACGAATAGAGGCTTGGGCTTTTTATCTTTCAACTATTACTCATAGAGTAAGACGTAAAGTGTACATTAAGCTTACTAAAATTAACATTAAGGACTTAATAAAAGAAGTAGTAGATGAATGTAAAAAATTATTCTATCAACCATTACAATTTATTATCCAAGATGAAACGAAATATCCTAGCATAACATGCGACCCAGAAAAACTGAAGGAAGTAATAAAAAGCCTGTTGATTCATGCTATCAACAATAATGTCTATAGTAATATAGTGAGTATTTTTCTAGAAGATGATATTCTAGATTTTGAGCTAAATATATCAGAAACTACTAAAAGTAAAAAACCAATCAAAGCAATAAAGCTAATAATACAGGATCAAGGCGGTACACTTACTGAGCAACAACTGCAATTACTTCTTACTCCAACTTTTAAGCAGACGAATGAACTAACTTTTTTGGAGTGTTTTAATATTATAGATGCTCATTATGGGAATTTAAAGGTTCATAGTAACCGAGACCAAGGTATAAATTATAATATCACTATTCCTGTTAATATTAAGGAGATTCGACCTAAAGTAATGGATTTACCTGATATAAGGATTGAGAATTTACAAAAGATTGCAGAAATATTTTTACAGGCACAAAAGGATGACAGGTTTAATATAGCACAGAAACTTTTTCAAGCATGTGTTGACTTTGATATCATTGAACGAATTACCTTAATTAAAAAAGAAGAATTTACCAATATTAAAAATTAA
- a CDS encoding type II toxin-antitoxin system Phd/YefM family antitoxin, translated as MYPVNITSAKAHLSSLLKEVEDKNEEVIIERAGKPIAKIVKYNPVKSINRLGIFKDKIKVAKDFDKWSEEMATRLGIKD; from the coding sequence ATGTATCCAGTAAACATTACTTCTGCAAAAGCTCACTTATCATCTCTACTAAAAGAAGTAGAAGACAAAAATGAAGAAGTTATTATTGAAAGAGCTGGGAAACCAATTGCTAAAATCGTTAAATACAATCCTGTGAAATCTATTAATAGGCTTGGGATATTTAAAGATAAAATTAAAGTAGCTAAAGATTTTGACAAATGGTCTGAAGAAATGGCAACAAGGTTAGGGATAAAGGATTAG
- a CDS encoding IS630 transposase-related protein, translated as MSTSPYSKDLRKKVISYIEKGNSQRAAAKIFDIHKNTISRWNVRKRKEGTILAKARVGFKSKVDKQKLANFVKNNPNMRLQDIGKEFGIARSKTGRILKQLGFSYKKNLYLHGVKCRETS; from the coding sequence ATGTCAACAAGCCCATATAGTAAAGATTTAAGAAAAAAAGTAATAAGTTATATAGAAAAAGGTAACAGTCAAAGAGCGGCTGCCAAGATATTCGATATACATAAAAATACAATTAGTCGTTGGAACGTAAGGAAGAGAAAGGAGGGAACGATATTAGCAAAAGCTAGAGTAGGTTTTAAAAGTAAAGTTGATAAGCAAAAGTTAGCAAATTTTGTAAAAAATAATCCAAATATGAGATTACAAGATATTGGTAAAGAGTTTGGAATTGCTAGGTCTAAAACTGGTAGGATATTAAAACAGTTAGGCTTTAGTTATAAAAAAAACCTTTACCTACATGGAGTCAAGTGTAGAGAGACGAGCTGA
- a CDS encoding 30S ribosomal protein S1 has product MQKIKKKFVSQLAEISLQSHEDFAQMLESISTSHIKEGTVVKGQVVGIAKGIIIVDVGLKNEGRVPVEEFALASNQPLPEVGDIVDVYIEKIEGRNGRTILSREKAIREESWGHLEIACAQKQFVDGVIFGRVKGGFTVDVSGVVAFLPGSQVDVRPIKDISSLMGIKQPFQILKMDKKLGNIVVSRRAILEESRSEARDEMLSKIKEGIILDGTVKNITDYGAFIALGSSGNVDGLLHVTDISWSRINHPSEVLSLDQKVRVIVIKFNEETKRISLGMKQLDHNPWQSIKEEFPVGTIMTGKVTNIADYGVFIELKDGIEGLVHSSEISWVKLNQHPKKILTIGQEVQFAILEVDTDKHRISLSIKQCQDNPLIEFAHRNPIGSIIKAPIRNITDFGMFVALDDNIDGMIHETDISWEGNGIELLKTYKKNDQIECKVLSIDIEKERISLGIKQLSEEMQQDEFELYKKNMIVTCLVTAVQDDRIEVALDDKVSGFIKKADLSSEKTEQKTERFAPNDRIDAKIVTIDKASHKITLSVKALEIERREKAIKEYGSADSGASLGDILGAALDDKR; this is encoded by the coding sequence ATGCAAAAAATTAAGAAAAAATTTGTTTCCCAACTTGCAGAAATTAGCCTTCAATCTCATGAAGATTTTGCACAAATGCTTGAAAGCATAAGTACTAGCCATATAAAAGAAGGTACTGTTGTCAAAGGTCAAGTAGTAGGTATCGCCAAAGGAATTATCATAGTTGACGTTGGCTTAAAGAATGAAGGTAGAGTTCCGGTAGAAGAATTTGCCTTGGCTAGTAATCAACCTTTACCAGAAGTTGGTGATATAGTTGATGTATATATTGAAAAAATTGAAGGTCGCAACGGTAGAACTATATTAAGCCGTGAAAAAGCTATTAGAGAAGAATCATGGGGACATTTAGAAATTGCATGTGCTCAAAAGCAGTTTGTGGATGGTGTAATATTTGGGCGTGTTAAAGGTGGGTTTACCGTTGATGTATCAGGGGTTGTTGCTTTCTTGCCTGGAAGTCAGGTAGATGTTAGACCAATAAAAGATATTTCTTCGTTAATGGGTATCAAGCAGCCATTCCAAATTTTAAAAATGGATAAGAAACTTGGTAATATTGTAGTTTCTAGAAGAGCCATACTTGAGGAATCAAGATCCGAGGCTAGAGATGAAATGTTATCGAAAATTAAGGAAGGGATAATATTAGATGGTACAGTAAAAAATATCACTGATTACGGTGCATTTATTGCTTTAGGTAGTTCAGGTAATGTAGACGGTCTATTGCACGTTACTGATATTTCATGGAGCAGAATAAATCACCCTTCAGAAGTTTTATCGCTAGATCAAAAAGTTAGGGTTATAGTTATAAAATTTAATGAAGAAACTAAGAGAATTTCACTTGGTATGAAGCAACTTGACCATAACCCATGGCAAAGTATAAAAGAAGAATTCCCGGTTGGTACGATAATGACCGGCAAAGTAACAAATATTGCTGATTATGGAGTATTTATTGAACTAAAAGATGGCATTGAAGGACTTGTTCATTCAAGCGAAATTAGTTGGGTAAAATTAAATCAACATCCTAAGAAAATACTTACTATCGGTCAAGAAGTGCAATTCGCAATTTTAGAAGTTGATACTGATAAACATAGAATATCCTTAAGTATTAAACAATGTCAAGATAACCCACTCATTGAATTTGCCCATCGTAATCCAATAGGCAGTATAATTAAAGCTCCAATACGAAATATCACTGACTTTGGTATGTTTGTAGCACTTGATGATAACATTGATGGCATGATTCATGAAACGGATATAAGCTGGGAAGGCAATGGTATTGAATTGTTAAAAACATATAAAAAGAATGACCAAATAGAATGTAAGGTTTTATCAATTGATATTGAAAAGGAACGTATAAGTTTAGGTATTAAACAATTAAGTGAAGAGATGCAGCAAGATGAATTTGAGCTGTACAAAAAAAATATGATCGTTACTTGCTTAGTCACTGCAGTTCAAGATGATAGAATAGAAGTGGCTTTAGACGATAAAGTATCGGGCTTCATCAAGAAGGCTGATCTTTCTAGTGAAAAAACCGAACAAAAAACTGAAAGATTTGCCCCTAATGACAGAATTGATGCAAAAATCGTCACCATTGATAAAGCATCTCATAAAATTACTTTATCAGTAAAAGCCCTTGAAATAGAAAGGAGAGAAAAAGCTATCAAAGAATATGGTTCTGCTGATAGTGGTGCTAGTCTAGGAGATATACTTGGAGCAGCTCTTGACGATAAAAGATGA
- the cmk gene encoding (d)CMP kinase — MTLKSQALDICNNFVVALDGPAASGKSTIGRMLAQKLELTYFQSGIVYRSLALSCIKQKIDLTDINRIIELSKSTEYIKNSELDSEVVGNIASQVAVIPEVRNNLGIYLVKLIKTIPRIVMEGRDIGTVVAPKADLKIFIKADIVIRAKRRYKELQKKDGECLFDVVLKQLETRDKRDIERDIAPLTISPGTLEIDTSYLSPEKVIDKIMEFILVR; from the coding sequence ATGACCTTAAAATCTCAAGCTTTGGATATCTGCAATAATTTTGTAGTGGCACTGGATGGTCCAGCGGCATCAGGTAAAAGTACAATTGGACGAATGTTAGCACAAAAACTTGAGCTCACCTATTTTCAATCAGGTATTGTATATAGAAGCCTTGCTCTTTCTTGTATAAAGCAAAAAATTGATCTTACTGATATAAATAGAATAATTGAATTATCTAAATCCACGGAATATATAAAAAATTCAGAACTTGATAGTGAGGTTGTAGGTAATATAGCCTCACAGGTTGCCGTTATACCGGAAGTAAGAAATAATCTGGGAATATATTTGGTAAAATTAATAAAAACAATTCCTAGAATTGTAATGGAAGGTAGAGATATTGGAACAGTAGTGGCACCGAAGGCTGATTTAAAGATTTTTATTAAAGCAGATATTGTTATTAGAGCAAAAAGAAGGTATAAAGAACTGCAAAAGAAAGATGGAGAATGTCTTTTTGATGTAGTTCTAAAGCAACTGGAAACAAGAGACAAAAGAGATATAGAGCGTGATATCGCTCCGTTAACTATCTCTCCAGGAACTTTAGAAATTGATACTTCTTATCTATCACCAGAAAAAGTGATTGATAAGATTATGGAGTTTATTTTAGTTAGGTAA
- the ruvA gene encoding Holliday junction branch migration protein RuvA, with the protein MIGKLKGTIDACFNDYVIIDVNGVGYLVYCSSKTLNKLVVNEFCQLFIETHVREDHINLYGFLSLEEKFVFNLLQSVNGIGTRMALAILSNLSPEQIQSAIARRDKEAFKAVSGVGLKLAERIIIELKDKALTNLTTNLPIDKNDSDLSKISSDATLVLTSLGVNRTEAHNLVQEIIAKDPDLSINELIKLALKARSSNV; encoded by the coding sequence ATGATTGGTAAACTGAAAGGCACAATAGATGCATGTTTTAATGATTATGTCATTATTGATGTTAATGGTGTTGGATATTTAGTGTATTGTAGTAGTAAAACTCTAAATAAATTAGTCGTTAATGAGTTTTGTCAATTATTTATCGAAACGCATGTAAGAGAAGATCATATTAATCTTTACGGCTTTTTATCGCTCGAAGAAAAGTTTGTTTTTAATTTATTACAATCAGTAAACGGTATTGGGACAAGGATGGCTTTAGCTATTTTATCAAATTTATCACCTGAGCAGATCCAATCAGCGATAGCTAGGCGGGATAAAGAAGCTTTTAAAGCCGTTTCCGGTGTTGGACTAAAATTAGCTGAACGAATTATCATAGAGTTAAAGGATAAAGCCTTAACTAACCTTACTACCAATCTTCCCATCGATAAGAATGATAGTGATTTATCTAAGATATCATCTGATGCTACATTAGTTTTAACCTCACTTGGGGTTAATAGAACTGAAGCCCATAATTTGGTACAGGAAATTATTGCAAAGGATCCTGATCTCTCTATTAATGAGCTAATTAAACTCGCACTAAAGGCACGTAGTTCCAATGTCTAA
- the ruvB gene encoding Holliday junction branch migration DNA helicase RuvB, with translation MSKNPVSKNVLSADILPSDQEFSLRPSYLKEFVGQQQIKENLSIFIQAAKNRSEHLDHTLFYGPPGLGKTTLAQIISKEMGVNFKSTSGPAISKAADLAAILTNLQDNDVLFIDEIHRLSTNIEEVLYQAMEDFALDIVIGEGPAARSVKINLPNFTLVGATTRLGLLSNPLRDRFGIPLRLHFYNVVELKLVLSRASKLLAINVTDEALEEIAKRSRGTPRIALRLIRRVRDFASVDDQLEIDRNIANISLNRLEVDKIGLDSNDYRYLKFIADNYDGGPVGIETIAAALSEQRDAVEETIEPYLIQIGLLQRTPRGRVITKNAFDHLGIYNL, from the coding sequence ATGTCTAAAAACCCAGTTTCTAAAAATGTTTTATCAGCTGATATATTGCCAAGCGATCAAGAGTTCTCTCTACGACCTAGCTATTTAAAAGAATTTGTTGGGCAACAACAGATCAAAGAGAATTTATCTATTTTCATCCAAGCCGCTAAAAATAGGTCTGAACATTTGGATCATACATTATTTTATGGGCCGCCTGGACTTGGCAAAACCACTCTTGCCCAAATTATTTCTAAGGAGATGGGAGTAAATTTTAAATCCACTTCAGGACCTGCTATATCAAAGGCAGCTGACCTAGCTGCTATACTTACCAATTTGCAAGATAATGATGTGTTATTTATTGATGAAATTCACCGTCTTAGCACCAATATTGAAGAAGTATTGTACCAAGCAATGGAAGATTTTGCTCTGGACATAGTTATTGGAGAAGGGCCAGCCGCAAGGTCAGTAAAAATCAATTTACCCAATTTTACTTTAGTTGGAGCAACTACTAGACTAGGTCTATTGAGTAACCCTTTGAGAGATAGATTCGGTATACCATTACGTTTACATTTTTATAATGTGGTCGAATTAAAACTTGTTTTGAGTAGAGCTAGTAAATTACTGGCAATTAATGTAACCGATGAGGCGTTAGAAGAAATAGCAAAGCGTAGTAGAGGAACTCCAAGAATTGCCCTTAGGCTAATTAGACGGGTGAGAGACTTCGCTTCTGTCGATGATCAGCTAGAAATTGATAGGAATATTGCCAATATCTCGCTGAATCGATTAGAAGTTGACAAAATAGGTTTAGACAGTAATGATTATAGATATTTAAAGTTTATCGCTGATAATTATGATGGGGGTCCGGTTGGTATAGAAACAATTGCCGCAGCTCTATCAGAACAACGCGATGCTGTGGAAGAAACCATCGAACCCTATCTAATACAAATAGGGTTATTACAACGTACCCCAAGAGGCAGAGTTATTACCAAAAATGCTTTTGACCATCTGGGAATATATAATCTATAG
- a CDS encoding tetratricopeptide repeat protein, translated as MKIINIKQLTILLALMLLPFSKVVANSQQHFEKANTLAREGKLQEAIDSYDLAIKYQHDFAEAYTNKGVTLNELGKWQEAIDSYDLAIKYQPDLAEAYNNKGIALCMLGKYHEAVDSYDLTIKHKPDYANAYNHKGAVLNNLGKYQEAITTFDLAIKYKPDCAEAYHNKGIALGQLGKLQEAIIAYDLAIKHKPDYANAYNHKGAVLNNLGKYHEAIDSHDLAIKYKPDIADAYYNKGNSLLKLVKYQEAIIAYDLAIKHKPDYAEAYNNKGAALKKLSKYQEAINSYDLAIKYKSDYEQAYYNKGEALEKLSKYQEAINSYDLAIKYKPDCAAFYNNKSFALGKLSKWYEVIVSCDLAIKYKPDCAEAYHNKGVALDELGKYSQAKEAFSKAEQLRTKPN; from the coding sequence ATGAAAATAATCAACATAAAACAACTAACGATCCTGCTGGCTTTAATGTTACTCCCCTTTAGCAAAGTGGTTGCCAATAGTCAACAACATTTTGAGAAAGCAAATACTTTAGCAAGAGAGGGCAAATTGCAAGAAGCAATTGATTCCTATGATTTGGCAATTAAATATCAACATGATTTTGCTGAGGCTTATACTAACAAAGGTGTCACTTTGAATGAGTTAGGCAAATGGCAGGAAGCAATTGATTCATACGATTTGGCAATTAAATATCAACCTGATCTTGCTGAAGCTTACAACAACAAAGGTATAGCTTTATGTATGTTAGGCAAATATCATGAGGCTGTTGACTCCTATGATTTGACAATTAAACATAAACCTGATTATGCTAATGCTTACAATCATAAAGGTGCTGTTTTGAATAATTTAGGCAAATACCAGGAGGCAATTACAACCTTTGATCTAGCAATTAAATATAAGCCTGATTGTGCTGAGGCTTATCATAACAAAGGTATAGCTTTAGGTCAGTTAGGCAAATTGCAGGAAGCAATTATAGCATATGATTTAGCAATTAAACATAAACCTGATTATGCTAATGCTTACAATCATAAAGGTGCTGTTTTGAATAATTTAGGCAAATATCATGAGGCTATCGACTCCCATGATTTGGCAATTAAATATAAACCTGATATTGCTGATGCTTACTACAACAAAGGTAATAGTTTACTTAAGTTAGTCAAATACCAGGAAGCAATTATAGCATATGATTTAGCAATTAAACATAAGCCTGATTATGCTGAAGCTTATAATAACAAAGGTGCTGCCTTGAAGAAGCTAAGCAAATATCAGGAGGCAATTAACTCCTATGATTTGGCAATTAAATATAAATCTGATTATGAACAAGCTTACTATAATAAAGGTGAGGCTTTGGAGAAGCTAAGCAAATATCAGGAGGCAATTAACTCCTATGATTTAGCAATTAAATATAAACCTGATTGTGCTGCATTCTACAACAACAAAAGTTTTGCTTTAGGCAAGTTAAGTAAATGGTATGAGGTAATTGTATCCTGTGATTTAGCAATTAAATATAAGCCTGATTGTGCTGAGGCTTACCATAACAAAGGTGTAGCTTTAGATGAATTAGGTAAATACTCACAGGCAAAGGAAGCATTTAGCAAAGCAGAGCAACTTAGAACAAAACCAAACTAA
- a CDS encoding FKBP-type peptidyl-prolyl cis-trans isomerase has protein sequence MQKALTFIIAAAIIYYIVQMKMQSPPEENASKVQTTEAESNNNTSTPEQANIPLTGNFLEKTVSKVLINALKTEEGRLFFENLLQPTNKPIADGKYTIEVNRDLIQPMFKINTFGNGTIGPATCGHVVTLHYQLLDINNNLLSENTKTFTLGSRAIMPGIDSVVVGMMVGQTRQAIFPTKYTSSNEENKPYRVNIVLNSILPNNFVNSNEVKIFDDEIAYRMPLLCGDKVGIDAKITKLSNGQVLYDSVQKGEKLDIKIGDINYPLIVSYALHGKVPVGTRTVIAKGKLFKALGSNINKMLNQSKVPVDEYLMLELTNFQID, from the coding sequence ATGCAAAAAGCTCTAACTTTTATAATTGCTGCAGCAATTATTTACTATATTGTACAAATGAAAATGCAATCTCCACCTGAGGAGAATGCCTCTAAGGTTCAGACAACTGAAGCTGAAAGTAATAACAATACTAGTACCCCTGAGCAAGCAAATATACCATTAACTGGTAATTTCCTTGAAAAAACTGTTTCAAAAGTTTTGATCAATGCTCTTAAAACAGAAGAAGGTCGACTATTCTTTGAAAATTTACTACAACCAACTAACAAACCTATTGCTGATGGTAAATATACTATAGAGGTTAATAGAGATTTAATTCAGCCAATGTTTAAGATTAACACCTTTGGTAATGGGACTATCGGTCCAGCGACTTGTGGTCATGTAGTCACATTACATTACCAATTATTGGATATTAACAATAATTTACTTAGCGAAAATACTAAAACCTTTACTCTTGGTTCTAGAGCGATCATGCCAGGAATTGATTCTGTAGTAGTAGGGATGATGGTTGGACAAACCAGACAAGCTATATTTCCTACAAAATATACATCTTCTAACGAAGAAAATAAACCTTACAGGGTTAATATTGTCTTAAATTCAATATTACCTAATAATTTTGTTAATAGTAATGAAGTAAAGATATTTGATGATGAAATAGCTTATAGGATGCCATTATTATGTGGAGATAAAGTAGGAATTGACGCAAAGATTACTAAATTATCGAATGGGCAGGTACTTTATGATTCAGTACAAAAAGGTGAGAAACTAGATATAAAAATTGGTGATATTAATTACCCATTAATTGTATCATATGCTCTACATGGTAAAGTACCAGTTGGCACTAGAACAGTAATCGCTAAAGGTAAGTTATTTAAAGCCCTTGGTTCTAATATCAATAAAATGCTTAATCAAAGTAAGGTTCCTGTGGACGAATATTTAATGCTGGAATTAACAAATTTTCAAATAGATTAA